In one Yarrowia lipolytica chromosome 1A, complete sequence genomic region, the following are encoded:
- a CDS encoding uncharacterized protein (Compare to YALI0A00594g, similar to uniprot|P32527 Saccharomyces cerevisiae YGR285c ZUO1 zuotin a putative Z-DNA binding protein, similar to Saccharomyces cerevisiae ZUO1 (YGR285C); ancestral locus Anc_5.4) produces the protein MSLPTLPSGWASANSEGFVAHSAFTSPVKRQIEPVGPGFLAHARRTLRGRTWSEDEKEEAAKNVKQVEGEDEDADLGDEPEDIEDLEREAKDWKSQDHYRVLGISHLRHRATEDQIRRAHRKRVLKHHPDKKAASGSKLDEDDFFKCIQKAFEVLMDSNRRRQYDSVDEAANVEQPTKKETTAENFIELWGPFFDSEIRFSKTQPCPSLGTMESSKAEVEGFYAAMYSFDSWRTFEYLDEDVPDDSSNRDHKRYIEKKNKAQRQKHKTEDTARFREAVDLALSLDPRIKMFKEADKKAKEAKKWEKEAGAREAAAKAAKEAEEAAAKAKKEAEEAAANKENAKKSKEAAKSAKKKNKRAVRNAAKDNGYFGDEAKSADIDIDLDALLNRIDDLALGDLAAALDGADAAKAKATITEAAAKAGGDYAYFS, from the coding sequence ACAGATTGAGCCCGTTGGACCCGGGTTCCTGGCCCATGCGCGACGAACTCTGCGAGGCCGAACTTGGtctgaggacgagaaggaggaggccgccAAGAACGTCAAGCAGGTCGAGGGCGAGGATGAGGACGCCGATCTCGGCGACGAGCCTGAAGACATTGAGGATCTCGAGcgagaggccaaggacTGGAAGTCTCAGGACCATTACAGAGTTCTGGGTATCTCTCACCTTCGACACCGAGCTACTGAGGACCAGATCCGACGGGCCCACCGAAAGCGAGTGCTCAAGCATCACCCCGATAAGAAGGCCGCCTCCGGCTCCAAGctcgacgaggacgactTCTTCAAGTGTATCCAGAAGGCGTTTGAGGTTCTGATGGACTCCAaccgacgacgacagtACGACTCCGTCGACGAGGCTGCCAATGTGGAGCAgcccaccaagaaggagaccaCCGCCGAGAACTTCATCGAGCTGTGGGGTCCCTTCTTCGACTCCGAGATCCGATTCTCCAAGACCCAGCCCTGTCCTTCTCTTGGTACCATGGAGTCTTCCAaggccgaggtggagggCTTCTACGCCGCCATGTACTCCTTCGACTCGTGGAGAACCTTTGAGTACCTCGACGAGGATGTTCCCGATGACTCTTCCAACCGAGACCACAAGCGATacattgagaagaagaacaaggcCCAGCGACAGAAGCACAAGACCGAGGACACTGCCCGATTCCGAGAGGCCGTTGACCTTGCTCTGTCCCTCGATCCCCGAATCAAGAtgttcaaggaggccgacaagaaggccaaggaggccaagaagtgggagaaggaggccggTGCCCGAGAGGCCGCTGCTAAGGCCGCaaaggaggccgaggaggctgctgccaaggccaagaaggaggctgaggaggctgccgccaacaaggagaacgccaagaagtccaaggaggctgccaagtccgccaagaagaagaacaagcgAGCTGTGCGAAACGCCGCCAAGGACAACGGCTACTTCGgcgacgaggccaagtCTGCCGATATTGACATCGATCTCGATGCTCTGCTCAACCGAATTGACGACCTTGCTCTCGGTGatcttgctgctgctcttgaCGGTGCTGATgccgccaaggccaaggctaCCATCACTGAGGCCGCCGCTAAGGCCGGAGGTGACTATGCCTACTTCTCTTAG